The following proteins come from a genomic window of Gottfriedia acidiceleris:
- the hisG gene encoding ATP phosphoribosyltransferase, whose protein sequence is MSWLTVAVAKGRLEDEVIKILSQSGYQRVIDSKTRKLIFEDELHKIKYLVVKPVDVATYVERGVCDLGFVGKDILLEQEKDVYELMDLELGKCIFAAAGFPGTLIDRGDETLRVATKYPNITSKYFQFRQNIELIYLNGSVELAPIVGMSDIIVDLVETGSTLKANGLVILEEMIPISARVISNRVSYRFNYFRITEFIEKIKKGRNIYAGNSID, encoded by the coding sequence GTGAGTTGGCTAACAGTTGCAGTTGCAAAAGGAAGACTTGAAGATGAGGTTATTAAAATATTAAGTCAGTCTGGTTATCAAAGAGTAATTGATTCTAAAACTAGAAAACTAATTTTTGAAGATGAGTTACATAAAATTAAATATTTAGTAGTGAAACCAGTGGATGTCGCTACATATGTTGAACGAGGTGTTTGCGATCTTGGTTTTGTAGGAAAAGACATTCTGCTAGAACAAGAGAAAGATGTATATGAGTTGATGGATTTAGAACTTGGAAAATGCATTTTTGCAGCAGCGGGTTTTCCAGGAACGTTAATTGATCGGGGTGATGAAACGTTAAGAGTTGCAACAAAATATCCAAATATTACTTCGAAGTATTTTCAGTTTAGGCAAAATATTGAACTTATATATTTAAACGGTTCTGTTGAATTAGCTCCAATTGTAGGAATGTCAGATATTATTGTTGACTTAGTAGAAACAGGAAGTACTTTAAAAGCAAATGGGTTAGTCATCTTAGAAGAAATGATTCCGATCAGTGCTAGAGTTATTTCAAATCGTGTAAGTTATCGATTTAACTATTTCCGTATTACTGAATTTATAGAAAAAATTAAGAAGGGTAGGAACATATATGCTGGAAATTCTATCGATTAA
- a CDS encoding ATP phosphoribosyltransferase regulatory subunit, which yields MDGKLKQSLVNYRYKRKMEDYALERGYIPFHPQLFEEYDSFSSRNPRLAREDLVVVLTRLQQILLLRPDLTSALMKEIYPIALKEEKCKVFYQSTIYRNNGVELEEINQFGIENLGKITEASEIEVVIMAIDLLSNVPFILEIGHIGFIEGLFKECNLTKSQKNKLKKLIYLKNIDELERFIQSINLPFQARHVFEQLFSLQGKGEKLHSLLRSLVLNNEMENAVEKVIKFQEISPNILLDLSIVNEFDYYDGIVFKGYYDQLNKEVLSGGRYLLVSEDSENSIDAIGFSIETNAWITCQMRDVK from the coding sequence TTGGATGGGAAATTAAAGCAGTCATTAGTCAATTATCGATATAAAAGAAAAATGGAAGATTATGCACTAGAGCGAGGATATATTCCGTTTCATCCTCAGTTATTTGAAGAGTATGATTCATTTTCGAGTCGAAACCCAAGATTAGCTAGAGAAGACTTAGTTGTTGTTTTAACACGTTTACAGCAAATTTTATTGTTAAGACCTGATTTAACAAGTGCATTGATGAAAGAAATTTATCCAATCGCGCTGAAGGAAGAGAAATGTAAAGTATTTTATCAATCAACAATCTATCGAAATAATGGGGTAGAGCTTGAGGAAATTAATCAATTTGGAATTGAAAATTTAGGGAAAATTACTGAAGCATCTGAAATAGAAGTAGTTATTATGGCAATTGATTTATTAAGCAATGTGCCTTTTATTTTAGAAATCGGGCATATAGGATTTATCGAAGGATTATTTAAAGAATGTAATTTAACCAAGTCGCAAAAAAACAAATTGAAAAAGCTAATTTATTTAAAAAACATAGATGAATTAGAACGGTTTATTCAGTCAATTAATTTACCGTTTCAAGCTAGACATGTTTTTGAACAGTTATTTAGTTTACAAGGTAAAGGAGAAAAACTTCATTCATTACTTAGAAGTTTAGTACTAAATAATGAAATGGAAAATGCAGTTGAAAAGGTCATCAAATTTCAAGAAATTAGCCCAAATATTCTTCTTGATTTATCAATTGTAAATGAATTTGATTATTATGACGGAATCGTTTTTAAAGGGTATTATGATCAGTTAAATAAAGAGGTTTTAAGTGGAGGACGCTATCTTCTGGTGTCTGAAGATTCGGAAAACAGTATTGATGCAATTGGATTTTCGATTGAAACAAATGCTTGGATAACATGTCAAATGAGGGATGTAAAGTGA
- a CDS encoding DUF871 domain-containing protein has translation MPRLGVSIYPEHSSKEKDLAYLSLAAKYGFKRVFTCLLSVEGKNVDEIKDEFKEIIGHANSLGMEVILDVAPTIFSKLGITYEDLSLFAELGAAGIRLDEGFDGAKEAFMTFNQYNLKIEVNASIGTKYLDNILSYKANKENLITCHNFYPQMYSGLSFKHFEKCSKDVKDLGLRVAAFVSSQNNSTFGPWPVNEGLCTLEEHRFLPIDVAARHLFATGLVDDVIVANAYASEEELKALSKVNPSKLSFKIDLTDKVSDVEKEIIFNFPHFVRGDMSEYMARSTMSRIAYKDASIEPHHTDELKRGDIIIINNEYGRYKGELHIILKDMPNDGRKNIVGRIPENELKLLDYIEPWRVFEIIQ, from the coding sequence ATGCCAAGATTAGGTGTCTCAATATATCCAGAACACTCTTCAAAGGAAAAAGATCTGGCGTATTTATCATTGGCTGCAAAATATGGGTTTAAACGAGTGTTTACTTGTTTATTAAGTGTTGAAGGGAAAAATGTAGACGAAATCAAAGACGAATTCAAAGAAATCATTGGTCATGCGAATTCATTAGGCATGGAAGTGATTTTGGATGTTGCACCCACTATTTTTTCGAAACTGGGGATCACTTATGAGGACTTGAGCCTTTTTGCTGAATTAGGTGCAGCAGGTATTCGATTGGATGAAGGTTTTGACGGTGCAAAAGAAGCATTCATGACGTTTAACCAATATAATCTAAAAATTGAAGTGAATGCCAGTATTGGTACGAAATATCTAGATAATATTTTAAGTTATAAAGCAAATAAAGAAAATCTTATTACCTGCCATAATTTTTACCCACAAATGTACTCAGGATTAAGCTTCAAACATTTTGAAAAATGCAGTAAGGATGTAAAAGACCTAGGTTTAAGGGTTGCTGCATTTGTTTCTAGTCAGAATAACTCAACGTTTGGACCTTGGCCAGTGAATGAGGGACTTTGTACGTTAGAGGAGCATCGTTTTCTTCCAATTGATGTAGCTGCCCGTCACTTATTCGCAACTGGTTTAGTAGATGATGTGATCGTAGCCAATGCCTATGCAAGCGAAGAAGAACTAAAGGCACTTAGTAAGGTCAATCCATCAAAGTTATCTTTCAAGATCGATTTAACTGACAAAGTGAGCGATGTGGAAAAAGAAATTATTTTTAATTTCCCTCATTTTGTTCGTGGAGACATGAGTGAATACATGGCAAGATCAACAATGTCACGTATTGCGTATAAAGATGCAAGCATTGAGCCGCATCATACCGATGAATTAAAACGTGGCGACATCATAATTATCAATAATGAATATGGTCGTTATAAAGGTGAACTTCATATTATTTTAAAGGACATGCCAAATGATGGTCGTAAAAATATAGTTGGCAGGATACCGGAAAATGAATTGAAACTCTTAGATTACATTGAACCTTGGAGAGTATTTGAAATTATCCAATAA
- a CDS encoding DUF3284 domain-containing protein gives MELNVLLQVRAEEIYEQLLHSILHDIKQSTGQTISKEQLVKEFSYQKNIKNRMGYDTPVKVHIDELIPSKEYRATIEHSKGINTMEYTLTDTEKGVKIHYKESYQASSTLQNWNYSIASIFFARKSKKNMRKQFAYLEEAINENRSCQKEVI, from the coding sequence ATGGAATTAAACGTACTGTTGCAAGTTCGCGCAGAAGAGATATACGAGCAATTGCTTCATTCTATTCTACATGATATTAAACAGAGTACAGGTCAGACAATTTCGAAAGAACAATTAGTGAAAGAATTTTCCTATCAAAAAAACATTAAAAACCGCATGGGTTATGATACACCAGTGAAAGTTCATATCGATGAGTTAATTCCATCGAAAGAATATCGTGCAACGATTGAGCATTCAAAAGGAATCAATACAATGGAATACACCCTAACCGATACCGAAAAAGGGGTCAAGATTCACTATAAAGAGAGTTACCAAGCTTCATCAACACTGCAAAATTGGAATTACAGCATAGCCTCCATTTTTTTCGCTCGAAAAAGCAAAAAGAATATGCGAAAGCAATTCGCTTATCTCGAAGAAGCTATCAACGAAAACCGATCCTGTCAAAAAGAGGTGATATGA
- a CDS encoding PTS lactose/cellobiose transporter subunit IIA gives MEHNELICFQIISAVGSAKSMYLEAMTEAKNGDFEKAAFLIEEGLDVYAKGHQYHAKLIQQEARGEKTEINLLLVHAEDQMMSAETIKIMAEEFIMLYKKLTAFECAK, from the coding sequence TTGGAACATAACGAATTAATCTGTTTTCAAATCATTTCAGCAGTTGGTTCTGCAAAGTCCATGTATTTAGAAGCGATGACTGAAGCGAAAAATGGGGATTTCGAAAAAGCTGCTTTCTTAATAGAAGAAGGACTTGATGTTTATGCAAAAGGACATCAATATCACGCAAAATTAATCCAACAAGAAGCACGTGGTGAAAAAACGGAAATTAACTTACTATTGGTACACGCTGAAGATCAAATGATGAGCGCAGAGACGATCAAAATAATGGCAGAAGAGTTTATTATGTTATACAAGAAACTAACTGCTTTTGAGTGTGCGAAATAA
- a CDS encoding PTS sugar transporter subunit IIC, protein MNRFIKWMEEHFVPIAAKIGGQRHLVAIRDGFVALMPLVMAGSLAVLLNNVFFTPASLIADWFNLKPETSGYLQFTTKYLQPLMGNIWWGTFAVLSLVLVFTVAYSLAKSYDVNPLSAAVVAVAGFLALTPQGVTITLADGKTTQGTWGNFGWQYFNFGALLTAIIVTLVITQIFVFLMKKNLTIKLPDNVPPAVGRAFSAIIPGLVAIIVGAFVPVLFTMLNEAKILVETNLFDLITKFITDPFMHLSQNPFSAIIYVLMIQVLWFFGLHGGNMMGAITNAIYLPQVAANASGGHNVFTSVFFDSFVHLGGAGATLALVIAIFIASKRRDYREISKIGGAASLFQINEPIMFGLPVVLSPILIIPFMIVPVVLTLTAYVATVTGFIGYTNVVVPWVTPVGLSAFLSTSGDIKAALVAIINLAIAVVIYYPFIKLANRHESEKVS, encoded by the coding sequence ATGAATCGTTTCATAAAATGGATGGAAGAACACTTTGTACCAATTGCAGCTAAAATTGGTGGCCAGCGTCACTTAGTCGCAATCCGCGATGGATTCGTCGCGTTAATGCCATTAGTCATGGCCGGATCATTAGCCGTCTTATTAAATAACGTTTTCTTTACACCAGCTTCACTAATCGCAGACTGGTTTAACTTAAAACCAGAAACAAGTGGGTATCTGCAATTTACAACAAAATACCTCCAACCTTTAATGGGGAATATTTGGTGGGGAACCTTTGCGGTGCTATCACTTGTTTTGGTCTTTACAGTCGCATACAGTTTAGCAAAATCATACGATGTGAACCCTTTATCAGCTGCCGTCGTTGCTGTAGCAGGTTTTCTTGCATTAACACCTCAAGGTGTAACGATTACTTTAGCAGATGGAAAAACGACACAAGGAACATGGGGGAACTTTGGTTGGCAATACTTTAACTTCGGAGCGTTATTAACAGCGATCATTGTCACATTGGTCATCACTCAAATATTCGTCTTTTTAATGAAGAAAAATCTTACAATAAAATTACCAGATAATGTACCACCAGCAGTTGGACGTGCATTCTCGGCGATCATACCTGGTTTAGTAGCGATTATCGTTGGCGCGTTTGTGCCAGTATTATTCACAATGTTAAATGAAGCAAAAATCTTAGTCGAAACGAATCTCTTCGACTTAATTACAAAATTTATTACTGATCCATTCATGCATTTATCACAAAATCCATTCTCAGCTATTATCTATGTTTTAATGATTCAAGTTCTTTGGTTCTTCGGTTTACATGGCGGCAACATGATGGGTGCCATTACAAACGCGATTTATCTGCCACAAGTTGCAGCCAATGCAAGCGGTGGGCACAACGTCTTCACATCTGTTTTCTTTGATTCATTCGTTCACCTTGGCGGTGCCGGTGCGACATTAGCACTTGTTATCGCGATCTTTATTGCTTCTAAGCGTCGAGATTATCGCGAAATTTCAAAAATTGGCGGAGCGGCCTCACTTTTCCAAATAAACGAACCAATCATGTTTGGATTACCAGTCGTGTTAAGTCCAATATTAATCATTCCGTTCATGATCGTGCCAGTTGTCTTAACCCTTACAGCTTATGTAGCGACGGTAACAGGTTTCATTGGGTATACAAACGTAGTTGTACCTTGGGTAACACCGGTTGGTCTAAGTGCATTCTTGTCGACATCTGGAGACATCAAAGCCGCTTTAGTGGCGATTATCAACTTAGCAATTGCGGTTGTCATTTATTACCCATTCATTAAATTAGCGAACCGTCACGAATCAGAAAAAGTTTCATAA
- a CDS encoding PTS sugar transporter subunit IIB produces MINIMLVCSAGMSTSLLVNKMKDYATKEGIEVNIWANAEAEVKSVWEKADIILLGPQVKYLEGKINEMVQHKIPVSVIDMMSYGTMNGKKVLDDALARLR; encoded by the coding sequence ATGATTAACATTATGTTAGTTTGTTCAGCAGGTATGTCAACGAGTTTACTGGTCAACAAAATGAAAGATTATGCAACTAAGGAAGGTATCGAAGTAAATATCTGGGCAAATGCAGAAGCAGAAGTTAAATCCGTTTGGGAGAAAGCAGATATTATTCTTCTTGGACCACAAGTGAAATACCTTGAAGGAAAAATCAACGAAATGGTTCAACACAAAATCCCCGTATCTGTGATTGATATGATGTCTTATGGCACCATGAATGGAAAAAAAGTGTTGGACGATGCACTTGCTCGATTAAGATAA
- the adhE gene encoding bifunctional acetaldehyde-CoA/alcohol dehydrogenase: MAVNKKEVTEDLSGVTQTINEMVEKGRKALSQFESYTQEQVDKICHAMVLAGLDHHMRLAKMAVEETGRGVYEDKIIKNIFATEYIWNSIKDNKTVGVVREDKQSGIIEIAEPVGVIAGVTPTTNPTSTTMFKSIISIKTRNPIIFAFHPSAQNCSLEAARILLEAAVSAGAPEDCIQWIKVPSIEATKQLMNHEGVSLVLATGGSGMVKSAYSTGKPALGVGPGNVPCYIEKTANIKQACNDLMLSKTFDNGMICASEQSIVVDEAIYDEVKQELLDNKCYFASPEEKKKLESLVINENTCAVNADIVGKSPYEIATKAGVDVPQDTKILIVECERVGEPLTREKLSPVLAAIKVKGKDEGIKTCDEILHFGGLGHSAVIHTGDEEIQKEFGLRMRAYRIIFNSPSTHGGIGDIYNAFIPSLTLGCGSYGKNSVSANVTSTHLLNFKKLGRRNTNMQWFKIPPKIYFEKYSTQYLEVMQGIKKAFIVTDAAMVKLGYVDVIKYHLEKQGENIQIEIFSDVEPDPSDLTVYKGAERMRSFEPDTIIAFGGGSAMDAAKGMWLFYEYPETDLEGPKLKFLDIRKRAYKYPHLGRKAKFVAIPTTSGTGSEVTPFTVITDKAKNVKYPLADYELTPDVAIIDPQFVATVPKSITADTGMDVLTHAIEAYVSVLANDYTDGLAMQAIKMVFTYLPRAYHDGSDLEAREKMHNASAIAGMAFANAFLGINHSLAHKIGAEFHIPHGRANTILMPHVIRYNSQKPTKFVSFPKYKFFIADQRYAEIARMLGLPASTTEEGVDNLIKAIVKLGKELGIEMSIRAQGVKEEEFLEKVSYLADKAFEDQCTTANPRLPLVKELEEVYLNAYRGF; this comes from the coding sequence ATGGCAGTGAACAAGAAGGAAGTAACAGAGGATTTATCTGGTGTAACGCAAACAATCAATGAAATGGTTGAAAAAGGCCGAAAAGCTTTAAGTCAGTTTGAAAGTTACACGCAAGAACAAGTTGATAAAATTTGTCATGCAATGGTGCTGGCAGGTTTAGATCACCATATGCGACTGGCAAAAATGGCCGTTGAAGAAACTGGCCGAGGTGTATATGAAGATAAAATCATTAAAAACATATTTGCAACTGAATATATATGGAATTCCATCAAGGATAACAAAACCGTGGGTGTAGTTAGAGAAGATAAGCAATCAGGAATTATTGAAATCGCAGAACCAGTTGGGGTAATAGCAGGTGTGACACCTACAACCAATCCAACTTCAACGACAATGTTTAAATCCATTATTTCTATTAAAACAAGAAATCCAATTATTTTTGCGTTCCATCCATCTGCACAAAACTGTAGTTTGGAAGCCGCTCGCATTCTTTTAGAAGCTGCTGTATCAGCAGGTGCACCAGAAGATTGTATTCAGTGGATTAAAGTACCTTCGATTGAAGCGACTAAACAATTAATGAACCATGAAGGTGTCTCACTAGTCTTAGCTACTGGTGGTTCAGGAATGGTAAAATCAGCATACAGTACAGGAAAACCGGCTCTAGGTGTTGGTCCAGGTAATGTTCCTTGTTATATTGAAAAAACAGCAAATATTAAACAAGCATGTAATGATTTAATGCTTTCAAAAACGTTTGATAATGGGATGATTTGTGCTTCAGAACAATCCATTGTAGTCGACGAAGCTATTTACGACGAAGTAAAACAAGAGTTACTTGATAATAAGTGTTATTTCGCAAGCCCAGAAGAGAAGAAGAAATTAGAAAGTCTTGTGATTAACGAAAATACCTGTGCGGTTAATGCCGATATTGTTGGTAAATCACCTTATGAAATCGCAACTAAAGCTGGTGTCGATGTTCCGCAAGATACAAAAATATTGATTGTGGAATGTGAACGAGTTGGTGAACCGTTAACACGTGAAAAATTAAGTCCAGTGCTTGCAGCTATTAAAGTAAAAGGCAAAGACGAAGGCATTAAAACGTGTGACGAGATTTTACATTTCGGCGGCCTAGGTCATTCTGCTGTTATCCATACAGGTGACGAAGAAATTCAAAAAGAATTCGGGCTACGGATGAGAGCGTATCGTATTATTTTTAATTCTCCTTCTACTCACGGTGGAATCGGAGACATTTACAATGCCTTTATTCCATCTCTTACTTTAGGCTGTGGCTCATATGGTAAGAACTCAGTTTCCGCAAACGTGACTTCAACTCACCTATTGAATTTCAAAAAATTAGGAAGAAGAAATACGAATATGCAATGGTTCAAAATACCGCCTAAAATTTATTTTGAAAAGTATTCAACTCAATACTTAGAAGTGATGCAAGGTATTAAGAAAGCCTTTATTGTGACTGACGCAGCAATGGTAAAACTTGGTTATGTTGACGTCATCAAATACCATTTAGAAAAACAAGGGGAAAATATTCAGATTGAGATCTTCTCCGATGTTGAGCCTGATCCATCAGACTTAACGGTATATAAAGGTGCAGAACGTATGCGTTCATTTGAACCAGATACGATTATTGCCTTTGGTGGTGGTTCCGCAATGGACGCTGCAAAAGGTATGTGGCTATTCTATGAGTATCCAGAAACTGATTTAGAAGGACCAAAATTGAAGTTCTTAGATATTCGTAAGCGTGCTTACAAGTATCCTCACCTGGGTCGCAAAGCGAAATTCGTTGCTATACCAACGACTTCAGGAACTGGTTCAGAAGTAACACCATTTACGGTTATTACTGATAAAGCGAAAAACGTAAAATACCCATTAGCTGATTATGAATTAACACCAGACGTTGCGATAATTGATCCGCAATTCGTCGCAACTGTACCAAAATCGATTACGGCTGATACAGGTATGGACGTATTAACTCATGCGATTGAAGCGTATGTAAGTGTATTAGCGAACGATTATACGGATGGTCTTGCAATGCAAGCAATCAAAATGGTATTCACTTACTTACCAAGAGCATACCATGATGGTAGCGATCTCGAGGCTCGTGAAAAAATGCATAATGCTTCAGCTATTGCGGGTATGGCATTTGCCAATGCATTCCTCGGAATCAATCATAGTTTGGCTCACAAAATTGGAGCAGAGTTCCATATTCCACATGGACGTGCGAATACCATTTTAATGCCACACGTGATCCGTTATAATTCTCAAAAACCAACCAAATTTGTGTCGTTCCCTAAATATAAGTTTTTCATCGCTGACCAGCGCTATGCTGAAATTGCTCGCATGCTAGGGCTACCAGCATCAACGACAGAAGAAGGTGTAGATAACTTAATTAAGGCGATCGTAAAATTAGGAAAAGAGTTAGGTATTGAAATGAGTATTCGAGCTCAAGGCGTGAAGGAAGAGGAGTTCTTAGAGAAAGTTTCGTATTTAGCGGATAAAGCCTTTGAGGACCAATGTACAACTGCAAACCCACGCCTACCGCTTGTAAAGGAACTTGAAGAAGTCTATTTAAATGCATATAGAGGATTTTAA